A single genomic interval of Babylonia areolata isolate BAREFJ2019XMU chromosome 26, ASM4173473v1, whole genome shotgun sequence harbors:
- the LOC143300406 gene encoding carbohydrate sulfotransferase 9-like, with the protein MLLFFVKHNRKRLALAVVAVFAIASYRILSQSPVLRRFLTFPGIQEAGKAVAHEEDRSSNLKTAPQSWGQGMDPRLRGVCNASRGSGKVFSVFLNQQHLLAYCLVPKTGCTFWKRVFAFLNKDIHLNLLARSPLHIPRLYVHRVLDSGHGKAWSRVKDSVKGYFRFMFSRDPYSRLWSSYLDKYYLPDFWLRFPVHAHSRNKSRASGTAVSCGNNVTFPEFIEYSLRVQEPHWNAISSLCDPCVFRPNLLGSMETFARDARVVLDKAGLGWILDDSMHAQNEIKTLIDYNFSILKSYKKLQMCITEERLGFRLWKTFQYNGYISDTISYQPPSPFTLESFLSLVLEACARSVKMGAELLKEQKRKALDNAFKQLSLHTLQRIAAKYDLDFKIFGYKPRYFNE; encoded by the exons ATGCTGCTCTTCTTTGTCAAACATAACAGGAAACGGTTGGCGCTGGCAGTGGTAGCTGTTTTCGCCATTGCAAGTTACCGCATTCTGAGTCAGAGTCCAG TCCTTCGACGATTCTTGACCTTCCCCGGCATTCAGGAGGCAGGGAAAGCTGTGGCCCACGAGGAGGACCGGAGTTCAAACCTCAAGACTG cacCTCAATCCTGGGGACAAGGCATGGATCCACGGCTGCGGGGTGTGTGTAACGCGTCTCGGGGCAGTGGGAAAGTGTTCTCAGTCTTCCTGAACCAACAGCACCTCCTCGCCTACTGCCTCGTGCCTAAAACGGGCTGCACTTTCTGGAAACGGGTCTTCGCCTTCCTGAACAAAGACATCCATTTGAACCTCCTGGCCCGCTCCCCACTCCACATCCCCAGGCTGTACGTGCACCGAGTGCTGGACAGTGGTCACGGCAAGGCCTGGTCTCGTGTCAAGGACAGTGTCAAGGGTTACTTCCGCTTCATGTTTTCCAGAGATCCTTACTCAAG ATTATGGAGCAGCTACCTGGACAAATATTATCTCCCAGACTTTTGGCTTCGGTTTCCTGTCCATGCGCACAGCAGAAACAAGTCACGTGCCAGCGGAACAGCTGTTTCCTGTGGCAACAATGTCACCTTCCCCGAGTTCATCGAGTACTCTTTGCGGGTCCAGGAGCCGCACTGGAATGCCATATCCTCCCTCTGTGATCCCTGTGTTTTCAGACCCAACCTTCTGGGCAGTATGGAAACCTTTGCTCGTGACGCACGAGTCGTCCTGGATAAAGCGGGGCTGGGTTGGATACTTGACGACTCTATGCACGCGCAGAATGAGATAAAGACTTTGATTGATTACAATTTCAGTATTCTTAAAAGTTATAAGAAACTGCAAATGTGTATTACCGAGGAGAGGTTGGGCTTTCGCCTGTGGAAAACGTTTCAGTACAACGGTTACATCTCCGACACTATCTCCTACCAGCCTCCTTCGCCGTTCACCTTAGAATCctttctgtctctggttctggAGGCCTGTGCCAGGTCCGTGAAGATGGGAGCAGAACTGTTGAAAGAGCAGAAAAGGAAAGCCCTTGACAACGCTTTCAAACAGCTGTCTCTGCACACTCTCCAACGCATTGCTGCCAAGTATGACCTGGATTTCAAGATTTTTGGTTACAAACCAAGGTATTTCAATGAATGA